A window of the Hordeum vulgare subsp. vulgare chromosome 5H, MorexV3_pseudomolecules_assembly, whole genome shotgun sequence genome harbors these coding sequences:
- the LOC123452348 gene encoding serine/threonine-protein kinase tricornered-like isoform X1 has translation MDSARSWLQKLHKDRARPGTSPPGAEMAGDDDDDDAVLSSATRQKVEAAKQCIENHYKAQMRSLQERKERRWMLEKKLADADVSEEEQNSILKDLEKKETEYMRLRRHKMGVDDFELLTIIGRGAFGEVRLCREKATSNVYAMKKLKKSEMLRRGQVEHVRAERNLLAEVDSAYIVKLYCSFQDDEFLYLVMEYLPGGDMMTLLMRKDTLTEDESSFYVAETILAIESIHKHNYIHRDIKPDNLLLDRTGHLKLSDFGLCKPLDSSSFPNLTELDSAAGNITNPSADGDKPLSSTAVPRRTQQEQLLHWQKNRRMLAYSTVGTPDYIAPEVLLKKGYGMECDWWSLGAIMYEMLVGYPPFYSEDPMSTCRKIVNWRSHLKFPEEARLSPEAKDLINKLLCNVDQRLGMKGAHEIKAHPWFRSVEWEKLYQMEAAFIPEVIDELDTQNFENFEETAPSMQTSSKAGPWRKMLSSKDMNFVGYTYKNFEIVNDPELPGIAELKKKNNKPKRPTIKSLFECAESDDQPESSFLGLLPPPLELPESPSPHSSISSEDSQAQHR, from the exons ATGGACTCCGCCCGGAGCTGGCTGCAGAAGCTGCACAAGGACAGGGCCAGGCCGGGCACGTCGCCGCCCGGCGCCGAGATGGccggggacgacgacgacgacgacgccgtgCTCTCCAGCGCCACCAGGCAGAAGGTGGAGGCCGCCAAGCAGTGCATCGAGAACCACTACAAGGCGCAGATGAGGTCGCTCCAGGAGCGCAAGGAGAG GCGTTGGATGCTGGAGAAGAAGCTTGCTGATGCTGATGTATCTGAAGAGGAGCAAAACAGTATCCTGAAGGATTTAGAGAAAAAGGAGACAGAATACATGCGCCTAAGGAGGCACAAAATGGGCGTTGATGATTTTGAATTGCTGACCATTATTGGGAGAGGTGCTTTTGGGGAG GTGAGACTTTGTAGAGAAAAAGCTACATCCAATGTATATGCAATGAAAAAGCTCAAGAAGTCTGAAATGTTACGAAGAGGCCAG gttgagcatgtgAGAGCTGAAAGGAACCTCCTCGCAGAAGTTGACAGTGCTTATATAGTTAAGCTCTACTGCTCATTCCAAGATGATGAGTTTCTGTACCTTGTTATGGAGTACCTTCCTGGTGGTGACATGATGACTCTGCTCATGCGCAAGGATACACTTACAGAGGATGAGTCTTCGTTTTATGTTGCAGAAACAATACTAGCAATCGAATCCATTCACAAGCATAACTATATTCATAG GGATATCAAGCCTGACAATTTATTGTTAGATCGAACTGGCCATCTGAAGCTTTCAGATTTCGGCCTATGCAAGCCTCTAGACAGTAGCAGCTTTCCAAATCTCACTGAACTTGACAGTGCAGCGGGAAATATCACCAATCCATCGGCAGATGGTGATAAGCCATTAAGTAGCACTGCTGTTCCCAGGCGAACACAACAGGAACAACTATTGCATTGGCAGAAGAATCGCCGAATGTTG GCTTATTCAACTGTCGGTACACCTGATTACATTGCTCCGGAAGTCCTATTGAAGAAAGGATATGGAATGGAATGTGACTG GTGGTCACTTGGGGCCATTATGTATGAGATGCTTGTGGGTTACCCACCATTTTATTCTGAAGATCCAATGTCAACATGTAGGAAG ATTGTAAATTGGAGGAGCCATCTTAAATTTCCTGAAGAGGCCAGACTTTCGCCAGAAGCTAAAGATCTAATTAATAAGCTATTATGTAATGTGGATCAGAGACTTGGGATGAAAGGAGCACATGAGATAAAG GCTCATCCATGGTTTAGAAGTGTTGAATGGGAAAAGTTATATCAGATGGAAGCAGCTTTCATACCTGAAGTTATTGATGAGTTGGACACCCAAAATTTTGAGAACTTTGAGGAG ACCGCGCCTTCCATGCAAACTTCATCAAAGGcaggtccttggagaaag ATGCTTTCTTCCAAGGACATGAATTTTGTTGGTTACACTTACAAGAACTTTGAAATAGTGAACGATCCTGAACTTCCAGGAATAG CTGAAttaaagaagaagaataacaagcCAAAACGACCAACCATCAAATCATTATTTG AGTGTGCCGAAAGTGACGATCAACCTGAAAGCAGTTTTTTGGGCCTATTGCCGCCACCGCTAGAGTTGCCTGAGAGCCCCTCACCCCACTCCAGCATCTCCTCCGAAGATTCCCAAGCACAGCATAGATAA